One Corynebacterium aurimucosum genomic window, CCAGGCAGCACTCGATGAGGACCTTCTCCGCGAACGGGTCGCCCACCTGAACGGCCGGCAGCTTGCGCTCCGCGCCGTCCTCGAAGGTGTCAGAAGCCAACACGGACACGCCACCGATGCCATCGAGGCCGGTGCGCGAGCCGAAGAGCATGACCTTGTTTCCAGTACCGGAGGCGAAGGCCAATTTCAGGTCCTCCACCTTCAGCGTTCCCACGCACAGCGCGTTAACCAGCGGGTTACCAGCATAAGACTCATCAAAAACGGTTTCGCCGCCAATGTTGGGCAGGCCCAAGCAGTTGCCGTAGTGCGAAATACCGCCAACCACGCCAGGCAAAACGCGCTTGGTGTCGGGGGCATCCGCCGGGCCGAAGCGCAGCTGGTCCATCACGGCAATCGGGCGAGCGCCCATGGCCATGATGTCGCGGACAATGCCGCCCACGCCGGTGGCCGCACCCTGGTGCGGCTCCACGTAGGAGGGGTGGTTGTGGCTTTCCACGCGGAAGGTCACCGCGTTGCCGTCTCCGATATCCACCACGCCGGCGTTCTCACCGATGCCGGCGAGAATCTTGGAGCCCATCTCCTCAGTCATGGTCTCACCGAAGTAGCGCAGGTGCGTCTTGGAGGACTTATAAGAACAGTGCTCCGACCACATCACCGAGTACATGGTCAGCTCGGCATCGGTCGGGCGGCGGCCCAGGATCTCGCGGATGTGCGCGTACTCGTCATCCTTCAGGCCCAACTCGCGGTAGGGCTGCTCCAGCTCAGGCTGCGCGGCTGCTTGCTCGACGGTGTCGTTGTGTACGGTCATTGTTTCTCCTTATAACCGTCGGCGCGGGTTAAGCGACGACCTTGAGGGCGGACACAAACAAACCCAGACCGTCGGTGGACGGGCCGGTAAGAAGATCGATGGCGTGCTCTGGGTGCGGCATCAGCCCCACCACGTTGCCGGCCTCATTGGTGATGCCGGCGATGCCGTTGATGGAGCCGTTGAAGTTATCGGTATAACGGAAGACCACGCGGCCCTCGCCCTCCAAGCGTTCCACGGTCTCCGCATCCGCCTGGAAGCGGCCCTCGCCGTGCTTCGCCGGAATCAGGATTCGCTGGCCCTGCTCAAACTCACTGGTCCAGGAGGTCTGCGCGTTCTCCACCTCGAGGTAGGTATCCACACAGTGGAAGTGGAGTCCCTGGTTGCGAGTCAGGGCGCCAGGCAGCAAGCCAGCCTCCGTCAAAATCTGGAAGCCGTTGCAGATGCCGAGCACCGGCATGCCCTTATTCGCTGCTTCCACCACCGCGCGCATCACCGGGGCCAGCGCCGAAATAGCGCCGGAGCGCAGGTAGTCACCGTAGGAAAAGCCACCGGGGACAACGACGGCGTCCACTCCTCGCAGGTCTTCATCCGCATGCCACAGGGACACGACGTCGGCGCCGGCGGTGCGGGCGGCGCGGGCCGCGTCGACGTCGTCAAGCGTGCCGGGGAAGGTAATAACGCCGATCTTCATTACTGGATGACCTCGTAATCCTCGATCACGGTGTTGGCCAGCAAGGTGGAAGCCACCTTCTCGAGTTCCTCGGCGCTGACCGAATCATCAACTTCAATCTCAAAACGCTTGCCCTGGCGCACGTCGCTGACACCAGCAACCCCCAGGCGGCCCAGCGCGCGAACGACGGCCTGGCCTTGCGGGTCCAAAATCTCGGCCTTGGGCATGACATTGACAACTACACGAGCCATGAAAATTTTGCCTTACTGTGCGTGAGTATAGGTGCCCCGCCAGTCTATCCCGCCGGCAAGAAAGATTCGGAATCTTTGGGGGTAGTGAATTCAAACCAAACGGTTGAAGAATTCTTGGGGAATCCCACCTTAACCCCCAGCTCGCCCTCTGCGCTCCGGTATCACGTGCCCCGAAACCCAGGTAGAACGAGATGCGCTGCCCTTTTCTCACCTATCCAAGGAACCTCTCATGCATTTCAAACGCATTGGCTCACTTGCCATCGCCGCCCTTGTCTCTACCTGCATTGTTGTCCCCCAGGCCAGCGCCTTTGTGGACGGCTCCAACGCCGTCATCTCTGAGGTCTACGGTGGCGGCGGCAACAAGGGTGCCGCGTTTAACCACGATTTCATCGAGCTTTATAACCCCACCTCGGCTGACCTCGACCTCACTGGCTGGTCCGTGGAGTACCTGTCCGCCTCCGGCAACTCTGGCGGAAAGCACGAGCTGTCCGGTTCCCTCCCGGCCGCGGGCCACTTCCTCATCCAGGAAGGTGGTGGCGGTACCGGTGAGCCGCTTCCTGCTCCTGATGCAGAGGGGAACCTGAATCTGTCCGGCTCCAAGGGCTCGGTGAAGCTTTACGACGCCTCCGGGGCCGAGGTAGACCTCGTGGGGTACGGGGAGGCGTCGCTCAGCGAGGGCTCCCCTGCCCAGGCCTTGAACAACTCCACCTCTGCGCAACGCGACGCCGAGGGCACCGACACCGACGACAACGTTGCTGACTTCAGCGCTACAGCGCCGACGCCGAAGTCTGCTGGCGGTGGCGCCACCGCGCCGGAGGACCCCACACCGGCCGAGCCGGGCGCATCCGTCACCATCCCGGAAATCCAGGGCACCGGCGCGGAGTCCCCGCTCAACGGCCAGAACGTCACCACCCAAGGCGTGGTGACCGCGGTGTGGAAAGGTGAAAAGTCCCTCAACGGCTTCACCATCCAGACCCCGGGCACGGGCCAGACCGCACCGAAGAAAGCCTCGGAGGCCATCTTCGTCTACACCGGTGGCACCGGCTTCTACCCGGAGATTGGAGAATCCGTCGAGGTCACCGGCACCGTTGATGAGTACTACGGGCAGACCCAAATCGCCCTTGCCCAAGGCTCCGTCCTCGACACCGCACTCGATCTCGTCACCCCGCTCGCCATCGATGCCCTACCCGAGGGAGATGAGGAGCGAGAGAAGCTCGAGTCCATGCTTCTCAAGCCTGGCGTGCACACCGTGACCGATAACTATGGTCTCAACCGCTACGGCGAGCTCGGTCTAGCACCGGGCACCGAGGCGCTGCGCCAGCCCACCGATATTGTCTCCCCTGGCACCCAGGAGCAAAAGGACATGGAGGCTGCTAACGCGGCGAAGTACGTCATCTTGGATGACGGCTCCACCCGTGACTTCACCCGCGATGGCGCGTCGACGAAGCTGCCGTACATCATGCACAACGGCTCGGAGGTCAAAACCATCCGCACCACCAACCAGGTGGAGTTTGCCGACTCTGGCGTCATCCTGGGTTACGGCCACGAGCAGTGGCGCTTCCAGCCCACCACGATGATTACGGGTGACTCCGCTACCGCAGATCTGCCAATTACGTGGGACCCGGCCCGTCCGGAGGCCCCGCAGGTGGCTGGCGATTACACCGTGGCGGCGTTTAACGTGCTCAACTTCTTCATCAACCTGGGCGAAGACAACGGCGCGAAATCCTACAATGACCGCTTTGGCAACGGCGTGGGTTCTGACAGCCCCACCTTCCGCGGCGCGTGGTCCGAGTCCGCGTTCAACGACCAGAAGGGCAAGATCCTCACCGCGCTGGAGGGACTCGACGCCGATGTTATCGGCCTGTCGGAGATTGAGAACGCCGCCAACACCGTGGGCGGTTCCTACGACGATGCTGTGAAGTACCTCGTGGGTGAGCTCAACTCCCGTGCGGGGTCTGAAAAGTGGGATTACGTCAAGGCCCCGGCGAACGCGTCAGCCGATACAGACGTCATCCGCACCGCGATCATCTACAAGAAGGACCGCGTCCAGCCAGTAGGTGAGGCCACCTTGCTGGAGGACGAGCGTTTCAAGGGTACCGCCCGCACCCCGCTCGCTGCGGAGTTCAAGCCGGTTGCTGATAAGTGCGCTCCTGAGGGCCCCGATTCCTTCGTGGTGGTAACCAACCATTTCAAGTCCAAGGGCTCCGTGGCCAACGGTGACAAGGACACCGGCGATGGTCAGGGCAACAACCCGAACGTGCGCAATGCCCACGCCCAGGCAGTCCTGGATGGTTTGTCCAAGCAGCCGAAGTGGCAGAAGAAGGCCACCTTCGTCATGGGTGACTTAAACGCTTACTCCAAGGAAGACGCCATCTCCGTCTTCCGCAACGCTGGCTACACCATCCCGGTTGAGGAGCTCAACGCCCAAGAGGACTGGCAGGACGTGGCCTCCTACCAGTTCTCCGGCCGCCTCGGCTCCCTGGACCACATCCTGGCCAACGAGCACGTCGACGCCCAGGCCGCGCAGACGTGGAACATCAACTCCGACGAGCCGATTGCCATGGAGTACTCCCGCCGCAACTACACCGGCGGCGATGTCTTTGAGGCCAATAACCCGTACCGTTCCTCCGACCACGACCCGGTCAAGGTGGGCTTCAACCTTGCGACGGTGAAGCGCTCTGCGGACGAGCTCGAGGGCTGCGGCTCTGCTGAGAATCCGGATCCAGCTCAAGACCAGGATCAGGCTGATGAGTCTCGCAGCATCAAGTCTGTCACCGTCAACGACGAGGGCCACCTCATCATCACCTACACCGACGGCACCACCGAAGACGCCGGCAATGTTGTCGGTGCCGATGGCAAGGATGGTACCGACGGCGAAGACGGCGCTGACGGCAAGCCAGGCAAAGACGGCCGTGGTATTGAGTCCGTGACCACCAACGACAGGGGCAAGGTCATCGTCGCCTACACCGACGGCACAACCGATAATCTCGGTCTCCTTGTCGGACCGAAGGGCGACCAGGGCTCACCGGGTAGCGACGGCAAAGACGGTAAGGACGGCGCCGATGGTCAAGACGGCAAGGATGGCCGTGGCATCGAGTCCGTGACCACTGACGCTGCGGGCAACCTCGTTGTGAAGTACACCGATGGCACTTCCGAAACCATCAAGGTAGACAGCAAGCCCGCCAGCCAAACCGGTTCTTCTACTGGCGAGCGCTGCCTGCCGACTGCCCTCGGTCTCGCCATCCCCGCAGCCCTTGCCATCCCGCTGGCCTTCCTTGGGTTTGCCAATACACAGTTCAACATCCCGGGCTTCGAGCCGGTCCGGAAGCAGATTGAGTCGATGGCCCGCAACATCCCGCGCGAAGCTCAGTACGCTGCCGGTGGTCTCGGCCTGCTGGCTGCGCTTGGCATCATCGGCGCGGCCTGCGTCCCGACCGGGTCTAAATAAAGCACTCTGCTGAGCGTATTTATTCAGTCTCGTTAAGCCCCTCATCTGAGGGGCTTTTCTCCTACCAGCCCGATTACCCCTCTAACCAGGAATTTTCTTCCTCCGGTTGCGGGGTTGCTAGTGCTGTTTTAGTCTCTGTGCTCATGGGGGATATCGAAACCTACCTCCGCCTACGCAACTCGGGGATTGCACTGGTGGAGCATGCACCTGGCACACCCGAAGAGCTCCGCGCGCTCGGCGCGGATGCCGCCGATGCCACCGAGCTTTCACAGCTGCACCAGGTTTACTTCGGTCCCACCCGCTTTACCGGTAAACAAAAGAAAGCCCGTGCTGCAGCCCTTCAACAACGCCACAGCCTTGGCACCCTCACACTGATTGAAACCTACACCTCCAAGGTGAAAAAGACCCTGGATGCCTGGAACTTAAGAATCAAACTCGCTGCCACACCCGCACACCGCATCCCACATGTTGCCGCCGCACGGCTTAAAGAACTCCGTGCTAAAAGAACCGCCAAACCAGGCGTACGCATCACCTACCGGGAACAAGGCCCCAACACACTCTCCATTACCGACGATGCCACCACGATTGCCAACATGCGCGCCGTCTTAGAATCCACCAACACCACCGACCTCCTTCAAGCCGCCAATGACATCTTCTTCAAAGAAAGCACTGGATCCACACCCGCGGTGCGCACCCAAGTCATCATCACCCTGAATGAGCTCGACCAAATCATTAACGGCGAGGGTGATGAAATCCAGCTCAACCTGACTAACGGCGCGCGCATGACAGGCGCAGAGTTTCTCACCCACAAGTTTGCCGAAATAGGCTACGCCACCATCGTCCACCCTCTTGACGGCCCCATCAACACCTGGCGCCTAGAACGTGGAGCAAACCTCAACCAACGCCTTAGCCTGCACGCGGAATTCCACACCTGCTCAAGACCAGGCTGCAACAAACCAGCCGATTACTGCCAAGTCCACCACCTCATCCCCTGGCAAGCAGGTGGCTTTACCAACATTAAAAACCTGACCTTCCTGTGCGCCTACCACAACGGCATTAACGACGATGACCCACACAGGCCTACCGGACGCGGCTACATGTACCGACTCAAC contains:
- the purQ gene encoding phosphoribosylformylglycinamidine synthase subunit PurQ — its product is MKIGVITFPGTLDDVDAARAARTAGADVVSLWHADEDLRGVDAVVVPGGFSYGDYLRSGAISALAPVMRAVVEAANKGMPVLGICNGFQILTEAGLLPGALTRNQGLHFHCVDTYLEVENAQTSWTSEFEQGQRILIPAKHGEGRFQADAETVERLEGEGRVVFRYTDNFNGSINGIAGITNEAGNVVGLMPHPEHAIDLLTGPSTDGLGLFVSALKVVA
- the purS gene encoding phosphoribosylformylglycinamidine synthase subunit PurS, coding for MARVVVNVMPKAEILDPQGQAVVRALGRLGVAGVSDVRQGKRFEIEVDDSVSAEELEKVASTLLANTVIEDYEVIQ
- a CDS encoding ExeM/NucH family extracellular endonuclease, with amino-acid sequence MHFKRIGSLAIAALVSTCIVVPQASAFVDGSNAVISEVYGGGGNKGAAFNHDFIELYNPTSADLDLTGWSVEYLSASGNSGGKHELSGSLPAAGHFLIQEGGGGTGEPLPAPDAEGNLNLSGSKGSVKLYDASGAEVDLVGYGEASLSEGSPAQALNNSTSAQRDAEGTDTDDNVADFSATAPTPKSAGGGATAPEDPTPAEPGASVTIPEIQGTGAESPLNGQNVTTQGVVTAVWKGEKSLNGFTIQTPGTGQTAPKKASEAIFVYTGGTGFYPEIGESVEVTGTVDEYYGQTQIALAQGSVLDTALDLVTPLAIDALPEGDEEREKLESMLLKPGVHTVTDNYGLNRYGELGLAPGTEALRQPTDIVSPGTQEQKDMEAANAAKYVILDDGSTRDFTRDGASTKLPYIMHNGSEVKTIRTTNQVEFADSGVILGYGHEQWRFQPTTMITGDSATADLPITWDPARPEAPQVAGDYTVAAFNVLNFFINLGEDNGAKSYNDRFGNGVGSDSPTFRGAWSESAFNDQKGKILTALEGLDADVIGLSEIENAANTVGGSYDDAVKYLVGELNSRAGSEKWDYVKAPANASADTDVIRTAIIYKKDRVQPVGEATLLEDERFKGTARTPLAAEFKPVADKCAPEGPDSFVVVTNHFKSKGSVANGDKDTGDGQGNNPNVRNAHAQAVLDGLSKQPKWQKKATFVMGDLNAYSKEDAISVFRNAGYTIPVEELNAQEDWQDVASYQFSGRLGSLDHILANEHVDAQAAQTWNINSDEPIAMEYSRRNYTGGDVFEANNPYRSSDHDPVKVGFNLATVKRSADELEGCGSAENPDPAQDQDQADESRSIKSVTVNDEGHLIITYTDGTTEDAGNVVGADGKDGTDGEDGADGKPGKDGRGIESVTTNDRGKVIVAYTDGTTDNLGLLVGPKGDQGSPGSDGKDGKDGADGQDGKDGRGIESVTTDAAGNLVVKYTDGTSETIKVDSKPASQTGSSTGERCLPTALGLAIPAALAIPLAFLGFANTQFNIPGFEPVRKQIESMARNIPREAQYAAGGLGLLAALGIIGAACVPTGSK
- a CDS encoding HNH endonuclease signature motif containing protein gives rise to the protein MGDIETYLRLRNSGIALVEHAPGTPEELRALGADAADATELSQLHQVYFGPTRFTGKQKKARAAALQQRHSLGTLTLIETYTSKVKKTLDAWNLRIKLAATPAHRIPHVAAARLKELRAKRTAKPGVRITYREQGPNTLSITDDATTIANMRAVLESTNTTDLLQAANDIFFKESTGSTPAVRTQVIITLNELDQIINGEGDEIQLNLTNGARMTGAEFLTHKFAEIGYATIVHPLDGPINTWRLERGANLNQRLSLHAEFHTCSRPGCNKPADYCQVHHLIPWQAGGFTNIKNLTFLCAYHNGINDDDPHRPTGRGYMYRLNTGVSFIPPWGAPITAMPEYQEALARLNTEKAGQPPEEPPDSS